DNA from Roseimicrobium sp. ORNL1:
GCGCACGCGAACGCAACGGCATCTTCGGCGGAGCATCACCGTAGTTCTTTCGGCTGAACTCCTTCGCATACGCCACCAGGTCTTCCCACGTGGAGACACGCGCCACGAGCCAGCCTTGCTGGGCCTCGGCCTGCTGGATCATCTGGTGCGAATTTCCCCAGCCCGAAACAGTGCGCCAGTTTTCCACCAGATTCAGCACCATGGAGCCGCCTCCCTTCGCCACGGCCAGCGCGCGCGCGGCGATGTCCCAGCCATCCCCGCCTTGTTCGTCCTTCTCAAACATGGTGCTGATGCCCTCATCCGAGATGTGCAGGATGTGCGCGGGCCGGGCATCACGCGGACGCATGGCATACGTTTCACGCAGCACGTGAATCGGAAACTGCGTGGCGCCTCCATAGTAGCCGGTGAGCACCTTGAGAATGGCGGACTCATCCCGCACGAACCCCCCGGTGGTGGTGAATTGGTTCTTCCCGCTCCACAGCGTGGCCTGCACTCGCGCCCCCACACGCAAGGCGGAGAGCGCCATGATGGCCCCTGCGAGGGTGAGGTAGGAGATGAAGCGCTGCGGGTCTGGCATGGAACCGGAGCTGTCCACGTACAGGTCGAGATCGATCGGTATCTTCTCCGGCGCCTTGCCCACCTCCGTGCCCCACACACGTTGCACCGTGGTGACACCGGGAATGAGCTTCGGACTGCGCATGATGCTTTGGAAGACATCGAGATTCTCCAGGGGCTCGCCGAAGTCCCAAGTCTCCAATCCCTCTGGAATAGGATCCGTGGACTCTGGCGCGGAGCGTGTGGGAAACTTCACCAAGTGCGGCAACGCCTGCTCGCGGTAGTAGCGCACAGCGATGTCGTGATCGCTGAGATTCACTCCCGCTGCACGCAGGATCTCCCCATACTCAAAAGGCTGGCGCGCCTGTCCCGAGTTTTGCTTGGTCGCCTTCAGTGGCAGAGGTGGCGGTTTCGACCCGGCCTCCGTGTCTTCATCCAGGTCGTCATCGAAATCAGTGAGGAAGGGATCTTGCGCGGGGTGTATGATGTCGCCTTCTCCATCTTCGACATCGCTCAGGCCATCGGGCACGCCACCGGAAGCGGCGTTGCCGGTATCCAGCCACCGCTTGAAGTAATCCGCCGAGATCTTGTCCTTCAGCAGATGCGGCAGCAGCAGCGCGGCGAATTTCCCTGCGCCCTGCATCCAGTCGTTCGCATAGGAACGGATGAGACGCGCACCGAGCTGGGCGTCGCCCTCCAGCACATCATCCTGGAAGCGCGCTCCGAGCGAGCCTCGCTGCAGACTCCACAGCATTTCATAGATGCGGAGGTACAGCTTCCACACCTCTCCCGAGGAGCCACCCTCTGCCAGCATCTGATACACCACCGACATGCGAAGTCCCGCACTGCGCTGCAGACGGTCATTGATGAGCAGGTCGGTGTAAAGATTCGCCACCATGGGCGCATGCATCTCCAGCGTGGGCAGTCCTTTCCGCATGCGGGCAATCATCCTCGCATGGTCCGTGAGATTCGCAGGGGCCAGCACGTGGTGACCTATCTCATGCGCCAGCACCTCCAGCGCAAAGTCGTGCACCCGGGACTTCATCACTTCCGGCAGGCTCACGACGATGGCCTGATCCACGAGGCGAATCATGGCAAAGCTTCCCGTGAGTCCTTCCGCCTGCGCCTCCCTGTCAGTGAGACAGAGCAGCGGAGGCCGCAAGCGCGTGAACTTGCTCCACGCCTCCAGGGCCGCAGGCCACGCCGCGGACCATTGCTCACGGAGTGTGTGGATGTCTGGAGGTTTGGTGGCCATGACGCGAGTCAGCGCAACGCGATGAGCGTGATGCCGTGTGAGTATTTCCCGGTCACCGCGAGGGTGTGGGGGTCTGCCACGGAGTTGGGAATATCGCGTCTCCCGTTCATCAGCGTATTGGGCAATGCGGCAGAGCTGGTAATTTCCCCCAGCTCCGCGAGGTCCAGCCTGGTGGAGTCCACCGTCACGCTCGTGGGCTCCACGCGATAGCGGGTACGGATGCGAAGACCGAGCGACTGATTGAAATACTCCATGTCCACGCGATGAAACGTCGCGCCAAAAGCATCACAGATAAGCAACCACGCCTCATCACCTGAGCGCACCACGAAATTTCCGTCAACTATTCCGACTATGGGAGGCTCTGCGAACAAACCACCGAATCCGCGAAAAGACCCGACGGCCTTCACCACGCGTGGCTTTGGTATATCAGAAACAGTTTCACCCGGCGTCCACCAGGGATACTCCGCCACGCGTGCACGTACCGCCGCCCATTTCTCGCCATCAGTTGTGCAGCCCAACAGCCTCAGAGCCACCGCTTCAGGCAGCGTATCTCCCGCGGCCAGGGCACCTTCGCGGAAGTGTGCCAATCCACAACGCCACGCCGCGAGCTTTCCCGCTGCGAGGAAGTGCTCCACAGTGGTGAGTTGCGGTGCGCAGGCCAGCATGCGCTCCACCCACTCCTCCGGGTCTGCGCCCATGGTGCTGGAGAGATGACACAGCGCATTCGACACGGCCGCAATCATTTTCCCAGGAGACTGCGTGAGCAACGGGGTGACCGCAGGAAGCAACCGCTGCCAGCTCACCTCAATCATCGGGTGCCGCCCCGAAGGACCGCTCAGCCGCTCTGCCACGAGCTGCAGGGCCGCATCATACGCCGCCCACACCACGGCAGGCACGCGATCCGGTTGCTCCCTCCCCACGGACTCGGCCAGTGGTGCAATGGACTGTAGGAGGACATGAGAGAACGCATCCGCATCCAGTGACGGATGACGACGCTTCATATCGGCGAAGCGGGCATTGAAGCCATCACGCCCTGACCGCAATACCCCGGCCAGCATGGGGCTGAAAGGTGCAGTACTCATTGGGTGCGAAGCCAGCGGCGGTAGTTCGTGTAGCGCTGGTGGAGGTACTTCAGCTTCAGCAGATCCTCATAGAGGTGCCCGTAGAGCTTCCGCGCCTTCGCCAGTTCATTGATGTGCCGCTCAATGCGGGTGAGCCGGGAAGTGATTTCACTTTCACTGAGACCATCCAGACCACGGCGGAACTCTTCATCGAGGGACGCCACCGTATCCGCGCGGTCGAGGTCCAGGCGATCATACTCCGCGCACGCCAGGTCGAAGAGCTTGCGCAACCAGCCCACACGGTCCGTGCGCAGCGGGCGCTGCCCGGCCTGCTCGAAGAAGGGCGCATCCGTATCCGGCACCAACTTGTCGTGCAACACGAAGGGAAGAATCTGCCGGATGTCCTCCAGTGTCACCACGGCATTGCCACGGAACCATGCGAGCGCCTTCGCATAATGCAGCAGCGTCATGAGGTTGCGCACCGAGAGACCGTTTTTGGATTGCAGACCGATGTCCTTCAGCCGGTCCTTGCCCGTCTCCTGCCCCACGAGAGCGGCCCAGTCCGCGCCGGCGAGGCGTGCTGTGTCCTTTGTCTTGTACTCAAACTGCTCCGCCGCGCCCTCCAGAAATTCAAACTGGCTGGTGAAAAACTCGATGCGACGCCGCAGTTCCGGTGGCAGTTCCACCGCGCGGATGAGCTTGCCCATGCGATCGATTTCCGCCGTGGTGAAGATGATCTGCGGAGGCACCACTTCTTCAGGCCGCACATTTTCTTCCACCCGCGTGAGCAGTTCATCGAGAAAGCGCACGTTGAAGGAAAGCGCCTGCACGATGACGTCAATGCGGTCGCGCAACGCCTCAATCACCTGGTACGTGCCACCGCCCTGGTCGTCATTTGCCGTGAGAAACCAAGCCGCGTCCGGGCACTCATGAATCTGGTCCAGCATCTCCGCGTAGTTATCCCCCATCACCGTGAGCAGGGCGCTCTGCGTACGTGTGGGGATGCGATTGTACTCATCGATGATCTTCACGCGCATGGAGAGCCACTTCCGCCAGGCGATGCGGATGTCTCCGGTGCTCTGCGCATTCACCAGGTCCGCTGGCAGTGGGGTGCCGAGCAAATCTGAAACCGTCATCTGTGGATGCCCATGCTGCATGCCGCGGCGAACATCCTTCAGCGAATAGCCCGCCAGCACGCCCATGAGCAGCGAGCTCGCCGTCTTCCCACGACCCGGCCCACCAATGAAGAGACACTTCCGCCGCGTGGCAAAGGTGAGCAGCGGCACCAGCACGAAACTCGAATAGCTCTGCGCCGAGGGCAGCGTCAGGGGACTCTGCGTATCTCCCAGTCGGAAGACCTGCGGAGGTCCGTCATTGAATTCCACATCATAGTGCGGCGAGATGATGGCCGTATTGACGATCCAGAAGTACGCCTGCCGCAGCTTTTCATCCAGCGCCACGGAGCCCGCCGCCTCCTCGTCCCCGGAAGACACCGGCCCGTCATAGAGCTGCGCCACATCGAAGGCCTTCGGCACGTCGCGCGGCGCAGGGTTCGTCGGAGCCTGCGGCACATGACGGAACAGGGAAGGGAGTTTCATGTGCGCAAATGCTACACATGGGAGCGATGCGCACAACTGACTAAGTTAGAGGTTAGGCGTTAGATGTTATGAATTAGGAGGGGGCAGATCTGCCCTGCCTCTTAACTTCCAACGCCTAACCCTTAACACCTAACTTCCTAAGACACCGGCTTCACCCGCGACGCGACGAAGACGCTCAGCAAGCTCGCGCCAATCGCAATCCAGCCCAGCGTGGGGAAATGCAGAATTTTTCCGGTGATGGCATCTTTCGCAATGATGTGCCCACCAAGCAGGGAAGCCAGACCGGCCACCATGTCACGCACACTGCTGTTCAGGCTCATGAAGCTCCCACGCAAGCGTGCGGGCACCGCGGAGGTGATGATGGCCTGACCGGGCACGAATCTGCCACCGGCAAAGATGAAGAAGAGAGCAGAGAGCACCAGCACCCAGAACATCGGGGTGATGCCTTGATTCGTGATGAAGTAGATGGGGACGAGAGCCCCCGCGATGGTCACGCTGAACATGAGGAGGCGACCATGCTTGTCCGCCAGGCGACCCACCACCGGAGACGTACACAGGCTGGCGAAGCCACCCACCAGATATATCGAGGGGAGGTCACTCTCTTGCAGACCCACATTCGACACCAAGCTGGGACTCAGGAAGGGAATGATCATGAAGTGCCCCAGGATGAGCAGTGTCATGAACAACAGGGCGGTGAGCGTATTCGCATTCGTCACCAGCTCGCGCAATCTCGCCAGCGCTTCTCCGCGCACGTGTCCGCCGGCATTCAGGTGCCCGCGCAGGCTGGGAAAAATCATCAGACACGTGATCCACAGCAGCGTACCCACCCCCACGATGATGATGAAAGGCGCATGCCAGCTCCATTTGGCCGCACACCACAGCCCCACCGGCACACCCGCCACCGCAGCAAAGGCGAACGACGCCATGACGATGCCCATGGCGCCCGCCCGGCGCTCCAGCGGCACCACATCCCCCACCACCGTCAGCACAATAGCTCCTGATACACCACCGAAGGCGCCGCTGAGTACACGAGCCGCAAGCAGTGCGTGGTAGCTGGGAGCCAGCGCACAGGCCAGCGTGCCCAGGATGAAGCCCGCGTAGCAGAAGAGCATCGCCTGCTTGCGATCAAAGCGGTCCACCCAGAATGCCCCAATCAACCCCGCAATGCCAGCGCTGAAGGTGTAGGAGGCTACCAGCAGACTGAACTGGTGCGGCTCGATCTTGAAGATGCGCATCAACTGCGGCCCCAGCGGCATCATGACCATGAAGTCCATGATGTGGGTGAACTGCACCGTGGCGAGCAGCAGGAGGAGGAAACGTTCAGAGAGGACCGGACGGGGTTGAATCTCAGGGTCAGGGGGGAATGACGACATGGGGGGGAGTGAGGGGAGAGGGAGCCAGACTCTGCCACAGACTGGCACGGGCCGGGAATGGGATACGCACGATCTATGGAGAAGGGCGCGACCACCGCCGGACTGAATCGATTTTTTCTTGCCGCGCACAATAGACTCTGCTTCAGCAAATCCACGATGCATTGGTACTATGAGCAGGAGGGGAAACCCGTAGGTCCCGTCACGGAGGAAGCCTTTCAGGCCGCGCGAGCGAGCGGCCTCGTGAGCCCGGCCACACGTGTCTGGCGTGAGGGATGGCCGGACTGGCGCCCCGCAGGCGATCTCGCACCCACCTACACAGGCACCCAGCCTCCACCGGTACCGGCTTCGCTCATGCACGCCGCCTCCCGCTGCGCCGAGTGCAATCAAGTGCTGCCCGACCTTGTCCACCTCGGCGGTGTGAGTGTGTGTGAATCTTGCAAGCCTCACGCCCTCGCAAAACTGCGGGAGGGAATAGTGCTGGGCGCAGGCCCCTGGCGGGACGGCCAGTTGCTGGTGACCCTCAAAAATACCCCGCTGCCCGAGGCCTGCCTGAAATGCGGCGCGCCCCCGGTAAAGCAGGTAAAGAA
Protein-coding regions in this window:
- a CDS encoding MFS transporter is translated as MSSFPPDPEIQPRPVLSERFLLLLLATVQFTHIMDFMVMMPLGPQLMRIFKIEPHQFSLLVASYTFSAGIAGLIGAFWVDRFDRKQAMLFCYAGFILGTLACALAPSYHALLAARVLSGAFGGVSGAIVLTVVGDVVPLERRAGAMGIVMASFAFAAVAGVPVGLWCAAKWSWHAPFIIIVGVGTLLWITCLMIFPSLRGHLNAGGHVRGEALARLRELVTNANTLTALLFMTLLILGHFMIIPFLSPSLVSNVGLQESDLPSIYLVGGFASLCTSPVVGRLADKHGRLLMFSVTIAGALVPIYFITNQGITPMFWVLVLSALFFIFAGGRFVPGQAIITSAVPARLRGSFMSLNSSVRDMVAGLASLLGGHIIAKDAITGKILHFPTLGWIAIGASLLSVFVASRVKPVS
- a CDS encoding VWA domain-containing protein, encoding MATKPPDIHTLREQWSAAWPAALEAWSKFTRLRPPLLCLTDREAQAEGLTGSFAMIRLVDQAIVVSLPEVMKSRVHDFALEVLAHEIGHHVLAPANLTDHARMIARMRKGLPTLEMHAPMVANLYTDLLINDRLQRSAGLRMSVVYQMLAEGGSSGEVWKLYLRIYEMLWSLQRGSLGARFQDDVLEGDAQLGARLIRSYANDWMQGAGKFAALLLPHLLKDKISADYFKRWLDTGNAASGGVPDGLSDVEDGEGDIIHPAQDPFLTDFDDDLDEDTEAGSKPPPLPLKATKQNSGQARQPFEYGEILRAAGVNLSDHDIAVRYYREQALPHLVKFPTRSAPESTDPIPEGLETWDFGEPLENLDVFQSIMRSPKLIPGVTTVQRVWGTEVGKAPEKIPIDLDLYVDSSGSMPDPQRFISYLTLAGAIMALSALRVGARVQATLWSGKNQFTTTGGFVRDESAILKVLTGYYGGATQFPIHVLRETYAMRPRDARPAHILHISDEGISTMFEKDEQGGDGWDIAARALAVAKGGGSMVLNLVENWRTVSGWGNSHQMIQQAEAQQGWLVARVSTWEDLVAYAKEFSRKNYGDAPPKMPLRSRAPARASASKRTTPPPLPPT
- a CDS encoding MoxR family ATPase; amino-acid sequence: MKLPSLFRHVPQAPTNPAPRDVPKAFDVAQLYDGPVSSGDEEAAGSVALDEKLRQAYFWIVNTAIISPHYDVEFNDGPPQVFRLGDTQSPLTLPSAQSYSSFVLVPLLTFATRRKCLFIGGPGRGKTASSLLMGVLAGYSLKDVRRGMQHGHPQMTVSDLLGTPLPADLVNAQSTGDIRIAWRKWLSMRVKIIDEYNRIPTRTQSALLTVMGDNYAEMLDQIHECPDAAWFLTANDDQGGGTYQVIEALRDRIDVIVQALSFNVRFLDELLTRVEENVRPEEVVPPQIIFTTAEIDRMGKLIRAVELPPELRRRIEFFTSQFEFLEGAAEQFEYKTKDTARLAGADWAALVGQETGKDRLKDIGLQSKNGLSVRNLMTLLHYAKALAWFRGNAVVTLEDIRQILPFVLHDKLVPDTDAPFFEQAGQRPLRTDRVGWLRKLFDLACAEYDRLDLDRADTVASLDEEFRRGLDGLSESEITSRLTRIERHINELAKARKLYGHLYEDLLKLKYLHQRYTNYRRWLRTQ
- a CDS encoding DUF4339 domain-containing protein; the encoded protein is MGYARSMEKGATTAGLNRFFLAAHNRLCFSKSTMHWYYEQEGKPVGPVTEEAFQAARASGLVSPATRVWREGWPDWRPAGDLAPTYTGTQPPPVPASLMHAASRCAECNQVLPDLVHLGGVSVCESCKPHALAKLREGIVLGAGPWRDGQLLVTLKNTPLPEACLKCGAPPVKQVKKALSWHHPALYLIIFVGLLIYLILALCLRKTATIFVPLCAECNGRRKRNGLISFLGFAGALVAFIVAGATLEGDASTAAVLAGVGLLLFSLIWMASTQLVLAKKINETHAWVKKAGSPFLDRLPQWTGPE